The Spirochaetota bacterium genome contains the following window.
ACGACCAATTATTAAGCAACTAAGGGATAAGGGAATAAGGGTTAGCCTATTCATGGATACTGAATTAAGTCAAATTGAACTTGCAAAGGATATTAACAGTCACCGCATTGAGTTATATACTGAACCCTATGCTAGGGCATTTGGTACAGAGAACCAGGACGATGTGTTTTTCAACTTTGTTCAAGCTGCTAAGAAAGCCCAGGAGATAGGTTTGGGTGTTAATGCAGGTCATGATCTAAATCTTCAAAATGTTAGTCTACTATGCTCCATCCCTGACATTTTAGAAGTATCCATTGGACATGCGCTTGTTGTAGAGGCATTTGATTTTGGTATAGAGCATACCATTAGACAATACTTAAAAATTCTGGGACATTTGAAATGATCTGTTAGTTATAT
Protein-coding sequences here:
- a CDS encoding pyridoxine 5'-phosphate synthase, whose translation is MTKLSVNLNKFALIRNARNIGIPNVIHMAIKCISAGAHGITVHPRPDQRHIKPSDVFELAELLRDYPEIEFNIEGNPFPEFIELVQQILPTQCTLVPDAPNQLTSDHGWDLFTDGERIRPIIKQLRDKGIRVSLFMDTELSQIELAKDINSHRIELYTEPYARAFGTENQDDVFFNFVQAAKKAQEIGLGVNAGHDLNLQNVSLLCSIPDILEVSIGHALVVEAFDFGIEHTIRQYLKILGHLK